The following coding sequences lie in one Sorghum bicolor cultivar BTx623 chromosome 6, Sorghum_bicolor_NCBIv3, whole genome shotgun sequence genomic window:
- the LOC8069453 gene encoding protein CMSS1, translating into MAPAPEPTAAAAGRKRKKPQGPSEILAKKSADPKSAYGKKKKEKHKHKDKKPRSKPAEPDQIAAAVGDGAAGAAVLLSAVMQPARQLEFLLRSFERTAKMRLSPLELDSYSEGCMVQLTEGAAQDVESFGDHVKGAFGSSWKEELCEGNHIDSEIAMGSPTLLVISSSALRSLDLLRGLKMFTKECRPVKLFAKHLKVEQQVGMLHARVNIACGTPSRIKKLIDLEALSLSRLKLVVLDMQKDAKSFTLFTLPQVSNEFWDLYKGYLDPKIREGNTRICFYGAVSERDITKALPPAN; encoded by the exons ATGGCACCGGCGCCGGAACCAACCGCAGCGGCCGCCGGCCGCAAGCGCAAGAAACCGCAGGGGCCCTCCGAAATCCTCGCGAAGAAATCCGCGGATCCCAAATCGGCATacgggaagaagaagaaagagaagcaTAAGCATAAGGACAAGAAGCCGCGGTCAAAACCCGCCGAGCCGGACCaaatcgccgccgccgtcggagaTGGGGCCGCAGGGGCAGCGGTCCTCCTGTCGGCAGTGATGCAGCCGGCGCGGCAGCTCGAGTTTCTCCTTCGTAGCTTCGAGCGCACCGCTAAGATGCGACTGTCTCCTCTTGAACTCGATTCCTACTCAG AAGGGTGCATGGTGCAGCTCACGGAGGGAGCAGCCCAGGACGTCGAGAGCTTCGGTGATCATGTAAAGGGGGCGTTCGGCTCTTCTTGGAAGGAAGAGCTCTGTGAGGGAAATCACATCGATAGTGAGATCGCCATGGGCAGTCCGACACTTCTGGTTATCAGCTCGTCTGCTCTGCGATCCTTAGACTTACTGAG GGGCTTAAAGATGTTTACTAAAGAATGCCGCCCAGTAAAGCTCTTTGCCAAACACTTGAAAGTGGAGCAGCAG GTGGGGATGCTTCATGCTCGAGTAAATATTGCCTGTGGTACACCGAGCAG GATCAAGAAACTAATTGACTTGGAAGCATTGTCCTTGTCACGGTTGAAACTAGTGGTACTTGACATGCAGAAAGATGCGAAGTCCTTCACCTTGTTTACATTACCACAAGTCAG CAATGAGTTCTGGGACCTGTACAAAGGTTACCTAGATCCAAAGATCCGAGAAGGGAACACGAGGATATGTTTTTATGGTGCCGTGTCTGAGAGAGACATCACCAAAGCACTTCCACCAGCTAATTAA